A window of Clostridia bacterium contains these coding sequences:
- a CDS encoding MFS transporter, protein MENIINQNSNTKSTGNSLNFILLISGQLVSTLGTSIFSFALSLYVLDLIGSAIAFSTVLVLGLIPKIFVNMFAGVFIDRYSRKVIIVTADILSGITVLVFMVLISRYSGSLLLIISATVILALFNSFFQLALTASIPNIVEENRVLKSNSIMQAILASTNILGPVLGALSYNLFGIWFVFLINGISFIVSGLSEIFLRFKTNTEFTVKSNNYFEEIKEGFIYINEQKIIKFLLKFVFIIQIIGVPLIVLIVPYITYRILKVSSFQLSVIEASWAVGMIIGSVLVGVQKSPNKLLKNFFVLLEFQALIIMLCFFPIIPFFAKSTWIITIVFSILIVIVIILNVMQSAPLLSYFQMNTPENIRARLFGVFNTVMMVAPPLGMWIYGIIMHRVVWPAIPVVSGLIMLLFSLYASRNKHFKSFIASLEKK, encoded by the coding sequence ATGGAAAACATAATAAATCAGAATAGCAACACAAAAAGTACAGGTAATAGTTTGAATTTTATTCTTCTCATTAGCGGTCAGCTAGTGTCAACTTTGGGCACATCCATATTCAGTTTTGCGCTGAGCTTATATGTTCTTGATCTGATAGGTTCGGCAATTGCGTTCTCCACAGTATTAGTACTGGGGTTAATACCAAAAATTTTTGTTAACATGTTTGCGGGTGTATTCATAGACAGATACAGCAGAAAAGTAATAATCGTAACCGCTGATATTCTAAGCGGGATAACTGTATTGGTCTTCATGGTACTAATCAGCAGGTATTCCGGTTCGCTTTTATTAATAATCTCTGCAACGGTAATCCTGGCATTGTTCAATTCATTTTTTCAGCTTGCCCTTACAGCCTCAATACCCAATATAGTTGAGGAAAACAGGGTTTTGAAATCAAACTCCATCATGCAGGCAATACTTGCGTCAACAAATATCCTAGGGCCTGTTTTGGGAGCGTTATCATACAATCTTTTCGGGATTTGGTTTGTGTTCTTGATTAATGGTATATCATTCATTGTTTCGGGCTTATCCGAAATATTCTTACGCTTCAAAACAAACACCGAATTCACAGTCAAATCAAACAATTATTTTGAAGAAATAAAAGAAGGTTTTATATATATAAACGAACAGAAAATAATCAAGTTCCTTTTAAAATTTGTATTCATTATTCAGATCATAGGAGTACCTCTTATAGTTCTTATTGTTCCATACATAACTTATAGAATACTGAAAGTATCGAGCTTCCAGTTATCTGTCATAGAAGCTTCATGGGCAGTAGGTATGATAATCGGATCAGTTCTTGTGGGTGTTCAGAAATCTCCAAACAAGCTGTTAAAGAACTTTTTTGTATTGCTTGAATTCCAGGCTCTGATTATAATGCTCTGTTTCTTTCCAATAATTCCGTTTTTTGCAAAATCTACATGGATAATCACAATTGTTTTCAGTATATTGATTGTTATAGTAATCATACTAAACGTTATGCAAAGCGCTCCATTACTCTCATATTTTCAGATGAATACTCCAGAAAACATAAGAGCACGGCTCTTTGGCGTTTTCAACACCGTAATGATGGTAGCCCCTCCCCTTGGCATGTGGATATACGGAATCATAATGCATAGGGTTGTCTGGCCTGCAATACCCGTAGTTTCAGGACTTATCATGCTTTTATTCAGCTTGTATGCCAGCCGTAACAAACACTTTAAGAGCTTTATCGCCAGTCTTGAAAAAAAATAA
- a CDS encoding zinc dependent phospholipase C family protein: MNTMTHLYISKSVQKVIESKMNIKLNSIGFLYGNIKPDISSSYIKIPHYKEDSINFLKREIKEMISYRFTRLPKCTKQFSERLGVITHYLSDYFCHAHSKQFSGNMVEHYFYESKLSQFYKANSGNINSFNDLETTDIAEDYEAVCNCIEDLHSKYLKSGISFESDILFALNICVTVCLFIVSSCMNQKADTAA; encoded by the coding sequence ATGAATACAATGACACATTTGTATATTTCAAAATCAGTACAGAAGGTAATAGAAAGCAAAATGAATATTAAGCTTAACAGTATAGGATTCCTATACGGCAATATCAAGCCTGATATCTCTTCAAGCTACATTAAGATACCACATTACAAGGAAGATTCAATTAATTTCCTAAAGCGTGAAATAAAAGAGATGATAAGTTATAGATTTACACGCTTGCCAAAGTGTACGAAGCAGTTTTCAGAAAGGCTTGGAGTGATAACCCACTACCTGTCCGATTACTTCTGCCATGCCCATTCAAAACAATTTTCAGGTAACATGGTGGAGCATTATTTTTACGAATCAAAACTATCGCAGTTTTATAAAGCTAATTCCGGAAATATAAATTCCTTCAACGATCTGGAAACTACTGATATTGCAGAAGATTACGAAGCAGTATGCAACTGCATAGAAGACTTGCACAGTAAATATTTAAAATCAGGCATATCCTTTGAATCCGATATTTTGTTTGCACTTAATATTTGTGTAACAGTCTGTCTTTTTATTGTATCTTCATGTATGAATCAGAAAGCAGATACGGCAGCTTAG